Proteins found in one Zea mays cultivar B73 chromosome 1, Zm-B73-REFERENCE-NAM-5.0, whole genome shotgun sequence genomic segment:
- the LOC100193820 gene encoding disheveled-associated activator of morphogenesis 2: protein MRRLALLFLLPLLLATGVTTASAEPATPPASPPPPPPPPPPPPPPPPPPTLAELLPKYGLPPGIFPSTVTAFSLASNGSLTVDLAGPCYVHFEYLTYFEPHITGVLRYGSLSDLQGIQVRRFLIWFNVIRIKVDLPPPPRYVYLDIGWITRKLPAADFQSLHACEDSRRCRLTSALAVAAKWFQDFFAQF from the exons ATGCGGCGTCTCGCTCTCCTCTTCCTCCTGCCTCTCCTCCTCGCCACCGGCGTCACCACGGCGTCAGCGGAGCCCGCGACCCCTCCCgcctctcctcctcctcctcctcctcctcctcctcctcctcctcctccaccgcCTCCGCCGACCCTCGCCGAGCTCCTCCCGAAGTACGGCCTGCCCCCGGGCATCTTCCCCTCGACCGTCACCGCCTTCTCGCTCGCCAGCAACGGCAGCCTCACCGTCGACCTCGCGGGGCCCTGCTACGTACACTTCGAGTATCTCACCTACTTCGAGCCCCACATCACGGGGGTGCTCCGCTACGGCTCCCTCTCCGACCTCCAGGGCATCCAGGTCCGCCGCTTCCTCATCTGGTTCAACGTCATCCGCATCAAGGTCGACCTACCCCCGCCTCCGCGCTACGTCTACCTCGACATCGGGTGGATCACGCGCAAGCTCCCTGCTGCGGACTTCCAGTCGCTCCACGCCTGCGAGGACTCCAGGAGGTGCCGCCTCACCTCCGCGCTTGCCGTCGCCGCCAAATGGTTCCAG GACTTCTTTGCCCAATTTTAG